In one Fundulus heteroclitus isolate FHET01 chromosome 3, MU-UCD_Fhet_4.1, whole genome shotgun sequence genomic region, the following are encoded:
- the josd2 gene encoding josephin-2: MNDGEVFHEKQRLELCAIHALNNVLQERVFTKETADDICKRLAPQCVVNPHRSVLGTGNYDVNVIMAALQSRDLAAVWWDKRRTVQSLCVPKVQGFILNVPSRVSLGIVSLPLRRRHWLAVRQVNGQYYNLDSKLKSPSCIGGEAELRTFLSEQLSQDVAEMLLVVRREVEEDGSWLNPDSPNK; this comes from the exons ATGAATGACGGGGAGGTGTTTCACGAGAAGCAGCGCTTGGAGCTGTGCGCCATACATGCGCTCAACAACGTGCTCCAGGAGCGGGTGTTCACCAAGGAGACAGCCGACGACATCTGTAAACG GTTGGCTCCGCAGTGCGTGGTAAACCCCCACCGGTCAGTATTGGGCACAGGAAACTACGACGTTAACGTGATCATGGCAGCATTACAGAGCAGAGACCTGGCTGCAGTGTGGTGGGACAAACGCAG GACGGTCCAGAGTCTCTGCGTGCCAAAAGTCCAGGGTTTTATCCTCAACGTTCCCTCCCGGGTCTCTTTGGGCATCGTGTCCCTCCCGCTCCGGCGGCGGCACTGGCTTGCGGTCCGCCAAGTGAACGGGCAGTACTACAACCTGGACTCCAAACTGAAGAGTCCCTCGTGCATCGGGGGAGAAGCAGAGCTACG CACATTTCTCAGCGAGCAGCTTTCTCAGGACGTGGCAGAGATGCTCCTGGTGGTGCGacgggaggtggaggaggacggCTCGTGGTTAAACCCCGACAGCCCGAACAAGTGA